The Aquidulcibacter paucihalophilus genome has a window encoding:
- the rpsN gene encoding 30S ribosomal protein S14, with product MAKKSAVNRNEMVKALVAKYADKRAALKATANNESLPLEERFEARLKLAKLPRNSAANRIRNRCEVTGRPRAFYRKLKMSRIALRELGNLGQIPGLTKSSW from the coding sequence ATGGCTAAGAAAAGCGCCGTAAACCGCAACGAGATGGTCAAGGCCCTCGTCGCGAAGTACGCCGACAAGCGTGCCGCCCTGAAGGCGACCGCCAACAACGAATCCCTGCCTCTCGAGGAGCGCTTCGAGGCGCGCCTCAAGCTGGCCAAGCTGCCGCGCAACTCGGCCGCCAACCGGATTCGCAACCGCTGCGAAGTGACGGGCCGTCCGCGGGCCTTCTATCGCAAGCTCAAGATGAGCCGTATCGCGCTTCGTGAACTCGGCAACCTGGGTCAGATCCCGGGTCTGACCAAGTCCAGCTGGTAA
- the rplE gene encoding 50S ribosomal protein L5 has product MADTKYTPRLKSEYNDRIKGVLTEKFGYTNPMQMPKLDKIVLNMGIGEAVADSKKATAALKDLAAIAGQKPVATKARNSIAGFKLREGMVIGGKVTLRGDQMYEFLDRLITIALPRVKDFRGLKPTSFDGRGNYAMGLKEHIVFPEINYDQIDQMWGMDIIVCTTARTDDEARALLTEFKFPFVTN; this is encoded by the coding sequence ATGGCCGACACCAAATACACCCCGCGCCTCAAGAGCGAATACAACGACCGCATCAAGGGCGTGCTGACCGAGAAGTTCGGCTACACCAACCCGATGCAGATGCCCAAGCTGGACAAGATCGTCCTGAACATGGGCATCGGTGAAGCCGTGGCTGACTCCAAGAAGGCGACTGCCGCCCTCAAGGACCTGGCCGCCATCGCCGGTCAGAAGCCCGTCGCCACCAAGGCCCGTAACTCCATCGCCGGCTTCAAGCTGCGCGAAGGCATGGTCATCGGCGGCAAGGTCACCCTCCGCGGCGACCAGATGTACGAGTTCCTCGACCGCCTGATCACGATCGCGCTGCCGCGCGTGAAGGATTTCCGCGGCCTGAAGCCGACCTCGTTCGACGGTCGCGGCAACTACGCCATGGGCCTCAAGGAACACATCGTGTTCCCCGAGATCAACTACGACCAGATCGACCAGATGTGGGGCATGGACATCATCGTCTGCACCACGGCCAGGACTGATGACGAGGCGCGCGCGCTTCTCACCGAGTTCAAGTTCCCGTTCGTGACGAACTGA
- the rplX gene encoding 50S ribosomal protein L24 — MAAKIKTGDNVVVLTGKDKGRTGKVTKVLPATNRVMVQGINMVQRHTRPTQADPQGGIKNKEASLHLSNVAIADANGKAARVGFRMEGDKKVRFAKTTGDVI; from the coding sequence ATGGCCGCCAAGATCAAAACCGGCGACAACGTCGTGGTGCTCACGGGCAAGGACAAGGGCCGCACCGGCAAGGTGACCAAGGTCCTGCCGGCCACGAACCGCGTCATGGTGCAGGGGATCAACATGGTCCAGCGCCACACCCGCCCGACCCAGGCCGACCCCCAGGGCGGCATCAAGAACAAGGAAGCGTCGCTTCACCTGTCGAACGTCGCGATCGCCGACGCCAACGGCAAGGCGGCCCGCGTCGGCTTCCGCATGGAAGGCGACAAGAAGGTCCGCTTCGCCAAGACGACGGGAGACGTCATCTAA
- the rplN gene encoding 50S ribosomal protein L14, which translates to MIQMQTNLEVADNSGARRVMCIKVLGGSKRRYASVGDTIVASVKEAIPRGRVKKGDVVRAIVVRTAKDIMRKDGSVIRFDKSAAVIVNKQNEPVGTRIFGPVPRELRAKNHMKIISLAPEVL; encoded by the coding sequence ATGATCCAGATGCAAACTAACCTGGAGGTAGCCGATAATTCGGGTGCTCGCCGGGTCATGTGCATCAAGGTGTTGGGCGGCTCCAAGCGCCGCTACGCCTCGGTGGGCGACACCATTGTCGCCTCGGTGAAGGAAGCCATTCCTCGCGGCCGCGTGAAGAAGGGCGACGTCGTGCGCGCCATCGTCGTGCGCACCGCCAAGGACATCATGCGCAAGGACGGCTCTGTCATTCGCTTCGACAAGTCGGCCGCCGTCATCGTCAACAAGCAGAACGAGCCCGTCGGCACGCGGATCTTCGGCCCGGTTCCCCGCGAACTGCGCGCCAAGAACCACATGAAGATCATCTCTCTGGCTCCGGAGGTCCTGTAG
- the rpsQ gene encoding 30S ribosomal protein S17 has protein sequence MPKRVLEGVVVSDKGDKTVVVVVQRTLLHPVLKKIVRLSKKYHAHDEANALKVGDQARIIECAPKSKLKRWEVLSDSSASAS, from the coding sequence ATGCCGAAACGAGTTCTCGAAGGCGTGGTCGTCTCCGACAAGGGCGACAAGACTGTCGTCGTCGTCGTCCAACGCACGCTGCTGCACCCGGTCCTGAAAAAGATCGTGCGCCTGTCCAAGAAGTATCACGCTCATGACGAAGCCAACGCCCTCAAGGTGGGCGACCAGGCCCGCATCATCGAGTGCGCCCCCAAGTCCAAGCTGAAGCGCTGGGAAGTCCTGTCGGACTCCTCGGCCTCCGCTTCGTAA
- the rpmC gene encoding 50S ribosomal protein L29 — translation MTKIADLRAQTPDQLADELLKLKKEQFNLRFQAATGQMEKTHRVSEVRKDIARISTLLRANRAAV, via the coding sequence ATGACCAAGATCGCCGACCTTCGGGCCCAGACGCCCGACCAGCTGGCCGATGAGCTTCTGAAGCTCAAGAAGGAACAGTTCAACCTGCGCTTCCAGGCCGCCACCGGCCAGATGGAAAAGACCCATCGGGTCTCGGAAGTGCGCAAGGACATCGCCCGCATTTCCACGCTCCTGCGTGCAAATCGCGCAGCGGTTTAA
- the rplP gene encoding 50S ribosomal protein L16: MLQPKKTKYRKAFKGRIHGAAKGGFSLNFGSYGLKTVEPERITARQIEAARRAITRQMKRQGRVWIRVFPDLPVTGKPAEVRMGKGKGAVDHWAARCHPGRILFEIDGVPDDIAREALRLGAAKLPVRTKVVTRLDAGVSHVEHVGA, translated from the coding sequence ATGCTGCAACCGAAGAAAACCAAGTACCGCAAGGCCTTCAAGGGCCGCATCCACGGTGCCGCCAAAGGCGGCTTCTCACTGAACTTCGGGTCCTACGGCCTGAAGACGGTGGAGCCGGAACGCATCACCGCGCGTCAGATCGAGGCGGCCCGCCGCGCGATCACCCGCCAGATGAAGCGTCAGGGCCGCGTCTGGATCCGCGTGTTCCCCGACCTGCCCGTCACGGGCAAGCCGGCCGAAGTCCGCATGGGCAAGGGCAAGGGCGCCGTGGATCACTGGGCGGCGCGCTGCCACCCGGGCCGGATCCTGTTTGAAATCGACGGCGTGCCGGACGACATCGCCCGCGAGGCCCTGCGTCTTGGCGCCGCCAAGCTGCCGGTCCGTACGAAGGTGGTCACCCGCCTCGACGCCGGTGTCTCGCACGTGGAGCACGTAGGCGCATGA